The proteins below are encoded in one region of Maribacter aestuarii:
- a CDS encoding nuclear transport factor 2 family protein has translation MKNYAKLILFAILVCCTSIVSSQNTDKASVQSAIEDYVNALYEVDPSKIERSVDTTLRKIGYWYDDKSSAYRDNLPMTYQQLYDLAGSWNKDGNRITPDSPKEILIYEVNDKTATAKLTAEWGIDLFHLAKVDGQWKIMNIIWQSSPK, from the coding sequence ATGAAAAACTACGCTAAGCTTATATTATTTGCCATCCTGGTCTGTTGCACTTCAATAGTTTCAAGTCAAAATACTGACAAAGCTTCGGTACAATCTGCAATCGAAGATTACGTAAACGCGCTATATGAGGTAGACCCTTCTAAAATTGAACGCAGCGTGGATACCACACTACGAAAAATTGGTTATTGGTATGATGACAAGTCTAGTGCCTACAGGGATAATTTGCCGATGACCTATCAACAGTTGTATGATTTGGCAGGTTCATGGAACAAAGATGGGAACCGGATAACTCCCGACTCGCCTAAGGAAATTTTAATTTATGAAGTAAACGATAAGACCGCAACGGCCAAACTTACGGCTGAATGGGGAATAGATTTATTCCACCTGGCTAAAGTGGACGGACAATGGAAAATCATGAACATCATTTGGCAAAGCTCTCCAAAATAA
- a CDS encoding four helix bundle protein, with the protein MQDLKLRTKRFAVDCWQLCAKIPKSRELDAWVRQLIRCSSSIGANYRASQRAKSTADFINKLKIVEEEADETIYWLELFLEVLDINHEEMKRLKIESEELLAITVASIKTTRRNHKK; encoded by the coding sequence ATGCAAGATTTAAAATTAAGAACTAAGAGATTTGCCGTCGATTGTTGGCAGCTTTGTGCTAAAATTCCAAAATCAAGAGAATTAGATGCTTGGGTAAGACAGCTCATTCGCTGTTCTAGTTCTATTGGAGCTAATTACAGAGCATCTCAAAGAGCTAAATCTACAGCTGACTTTATCAATAAACTTAAAATTGTGGAGGAAGAAGCGGATGAAACAATTTACTGGTTGGAATTATTTTTGGAAGTGCTAGATATAAATCATGAAGAGATGAAACGGTTGAAAATAGAGAGTGAAGAATTACTGGCAATAACCGTGGCATCAATCAAAACAACTAGAAGGAATCATAAAAAATGA
- a CDS encoding GNAT family N-acetyltransferase, which yields MVQNYYISKDNELLDVGKIRDFIAKEYWGDGRTLKDVEKTIKNSYCFGIYTTDHEQIGFSRVVTDYIYFGYFMDVIIFTKFQGRGYGKKLIEHMLQDDVIKSLKTIALKTKDAHSLYEQFGFKRIGDSPLWMSIDRQKLD from the coding sequence ATGGTGCAAAATTATTATATATCAAAAGATAATGAGCTATTGGACGTTGGCAAAATAAGAGATTTTATAGCCAAAGAATATTGGGGCGATGGCAGGACCTTGAAAGATGTTGAAAAGACCATTAAAAATTCCTACTGCTTCGGGATTTATACAACGGATCATGAACAGATTGGTTTTAGCAGGGTAGTAACGGACTATATCTATTTTGGCTATTTCATGGACGTCATCATATTTACAAAATTTCAGGGTAGGGGGTATGGAAAGAAACTAATAGAACATATGCTCCAAGATGATGTCATTAAAAGCCTTAAGACAATTGCCTTAAAAACAAAGGATGCCCACAGTCTTTATGAACAATTTGGATTTAAAAGAATTGGAGATTCTCCTTTGTGGATGTCCATTGACAGACAAAAATTAGATTAA
- a CDS encoding vWA domain-containing protein: MAMNMRNGFRFVPYEAPEQTPFDKLFDIFQELITHTSGDFDEAIDWLRELDKEYELTDENYTIDDFIEDLKAKGYIREEFEDGGGEMGEEGDEGDGKGNGTISITAKMERIIRQRALDQIFGKLKRSGAGNHKTGKSGLGDEHTGDLREYRYGDGLEHISMTESLKNAQVNHGIGSFHLSEEDLVVEDTQYKAQMSTILMIDISHSMILYGEDRITPAKKVAMALSELITTRYPKDTLDILVFGNDAWPIPIKDLPYLKVGPYHTNTVAGLQLAMDMLRRKRNTNKQIFMITDGKPSCLRMQDGTYYKNSVGLDDYIVEKCYNMARQARKLHIPITTFMIAQDPYLMQFIRHFTEANKGKAFFTGLKGLGEMIFEDYESNRRKKLK, encoded by the coding sequence ATGGCTATGAATATGAGAAATGGGTTTCGATTTGTCCCCTATGAAGCTCCGGAACAAACTCCCTTTGATAAACTGTTTGATATTTTTCAGGAATTGATCACCCATACTTCGGGTGATTTCGATGAAGCTATTGATTGGTTGCGAGAATTGGACAAGGAATACGAATTAACGGACGAGAATTACACTATAGATGACTTTATAGAAGACCTGAAGGCCAAGGGCTATATCCGCGAAGAATTTGAGGATGGTGGTGGCGAAATGGGTGAAGAGGGAGATGAAGGAGATGGTAAAGGAAACGGTACGATTTCTATTACCGCTAAAATGGAACGCATCATACGTCAGCGTGCACTAGACCAAATTTTTGGAAAATTGAAGCGTAGTGGTGCAGGAAACCACAAAACAGGTAAGTCCGGGTTAGGCGATGAGCATACGGGTGACTTAAGGGAATATCGATATGGAGATGGTTTGGAGCATATTTCGATGACGGAAAGTCTGAAAAACGCGCAAGTAAATCATGGTATCGGCAGCTTTCATCTCAGTGAAGAGGATTTAGTAGTAGAGGATACGCAGTACAAGGCACAGATGAGCACCATACTTATGATTGACATTAGTCATAGTATGATTTTATACGGGGAGGATAGGATTACACCTGCCAAAAAAGTAGCCATGGCCCTTTCTGAGTTGATTACAACGCGTTATCCGAAGGACACTTTAGATATCTTGGTTTTTGGTAACGATGCTTGGCCTATTCCAATTAAGGATTTACCCTATTTAAAAGTAGGGCCCTACCATACGAACACCGTAGCCGGACTTCAGTTGGCCATGGATATGCTACGAAGAAAACGCAACACGAACAAGCAGATTTTCATGATTACCGACGGTAAGCCTAGTTGTTTGCGCATGCAGGACGGGACCTATTATAAGAACAGTGTAGGGTTAGACGATTATATCGTTGAGAAATGCTATAACATGGCACGCCAAGCGAGAAAGCTCCATATTCCCATAACAACGTTCATGATTGCCCAAGACCCCTATTTGATGCAATTTATTAGGCATTTTACCGAGGCCAATAAGGGTAAAGCATTTTTCACAGGTCTAAAAGGCTTGGGAGAAATGATTTTTGAGGATTATGAATCTAATAGACGAAAAAAATTGAAATAA
- the hisIE gene encoding bifunctional phosphoribosyl-AMP cyclohydrolase/phosphoribosyl-ATP diphosphatase HisIE — MKIDFNKNNNGLVPAIIQDVRTKNVLMLGYMNLEALDRTKKTGKVTFYSRSKKRLWTKGEESGNFLNLVDIKNDCDNDTLLISVNPVGPTCHKGTATCWAEDNDSNFGFFSTLEETIEQRRTSSDGDQSYVASLFEKGINKIAQKVGEEAVETVIEAMDNNDELFLYESADLLFHYMVLLQAKGFKLQDIESELMKRKK; from the coding sequence ATGAAAATAGATTTTAATAAGAACAATAATGGCTTAGTACCTGCCATCATCCAGGATGTCCGAACCAAAAATGTTTTGATGTTGGGCTATATGAATTTAGAAGCATTGGATAGGACCAAGAAAACCGGTAAGGTTACTTTCTATAGTAGATCTAAAAAACGCTTATGGACCAAAGGGGAGGAAAGTGGCAATTTCTTGAATCTGGTGGATATAAAAAATGATTGTGATAATGACACTTTGCTCATTTCGGTCAATCCGGTAGGCCCAACCTGCCATAAAGGTACAGCTACCTGTTGGGCCGAGGATAATGATTCCAATTTTGGCTTTTTCTCTACGCTTGAAGAGACCATCGAACAGCGTAGAACTTCATCAGATGGCGATCAATCCTACGTAGCGTCTTTGTTTGAAAAAGGCATTAATAAAATTGCTCAAAAGGTAGGAGAAGAAGCCGTGGAGACGGTCATAGAGGCTATGGATAATAATGATGAGCTATTTCTCTACGAAAGTGCCGATTTATTGTTTCACTATATGGTACTGCTTCAAGCCAAAGGTTTTAAACTCCAGGATATTGAATCGGAATTAATGAAAAGAAAAAAATAA
- the hisH gene encoding imidazole glycerol phosphate synthase subunit HisH, with the protein MKIVIINYGAGNIQSIKFAVKRLGMEAVLSSDVNEIKSADKVIFPGVGEASSAMKKLRDSGLDRIIPDLKQPVLGICLGMQLMCNSSEEGATKGLGVFDVDVVRFSNQVKVPQIGWNQITNLKSKLFLNIADNEHIYLVHSFYAPLCKETIAQANYGLEYSAALQKNNFYGTQFHPEKSSVVGEQILKNFLIM; encoded by the coding sequence ATGAAAATCGTGATTATCAATTACGGTGCAGGTAATATCCAAAGCATCAAATTCGCTGTTAAAAGATTGGGGATGGAAGCCGTACTAAGTAGCGACGTCAACGAAATTAAAAGCGCGGACAAAGTAATTTTCCCAGGGGTTGGTGAGGCGAGTAGTGCGATGAAAAAACTTAGGGATAGTGGCCTGGACAGAATTATCCCCGACCTTAAGCAACCTGTTTTGGGAATTTGCCTTGGAATGCAATTAATGTGTAATTCGTCTGAGGAAGGTGCTACAAAGGGTTTAGGTGTTTTTGATGTGGATGTGGTTAGATTCTCAAACCAGGTAAAAGTCCCGCAAATTGGTTGGAATCAAATTACCAATTTGAAATCGAAGCTGTTTTTAAACATTGCGGATAACGAGCATATCTATTTAGTACATAGTTTTTATGCGCCTTTGTGCAAAGAGACTATCGCACAAGCTAATTACGGACTGGAATATAGCGCAGCACTACAGAAAAATAATTTCTATGGAACACAGTTCCATCCAGAAAAAAGTAGTGTCGTAGGCGAACAGATTTTAAAGAATTTTTTAATAATGTAA
- a CDS encoding aspartate/glutamate racemase family protein — translation MKKIGLIGGITWQSTQLYYHLLNTRIAEKLGVQNSCECIIESVNFAMIADKQAKADWDTLHSQMAEIAVRLQNAGADIILICANTMHLSVNVIRKRITVPLLHIAEVAGKVVQEKGCHKVLLLGTKYTMELDFYKDILKNQFGIEVLVPSEEDRKIIHQVIYDELAKGIISKDSKQKYLKIIKKSEEEGAQGVILGCTEIPLLISQEDCDIAVIDTTKEHVNAALNFALS, via the coding sequence ATGAAAAAAATTGGTCTTATTGGCGGTATTACATGGCAGTCTACTCAATTGTACTATCACCTCTTAAATACAAGAATAGCGGAAAAATTAGGAGTACAAAACTCATGTGAATGTATAATTGAATCGGTAAATTTTGCAATGATAGCGGATAAGCAAGCAAAAGCGGATTGGGACACTTTACACTCCCAAATGGCCGAGATAGCGGTAAGGCTCCAAAATGCGGGGGCTGATATCATTTTAATTTGTGCTAACACAATGCACCTGAGTGTTAATGTTATACGGAAAAGAATAACCGTTCCCTTACTACACATTGCCGAAGTTGCCGGTAAGGTCGTTCAGGAAAAAGGATGTCATAAAGTATTATTGCTTGGCACAAAATATACCATGGAACTGGATTTTTATAAGGATATTCTTAAGAACCAATTCGGGATCGAGGTCTTGGTTCCTTCCGAAGAGGATAGAAAAATTATACATCAAGTAATATATGACGAGCTTGCAAAAGGTATTATTTCGAAAGATTCCAAACAGAAATACTTAAAGATTATTAAAAAGTCTGAAGAAGAAGGGGCGCAGGGTGTTATTTTAGGTTGTACCGAAATTCCCTTACTAATTTCACAAGAAGACTGTGATATTGCAGTCATTGACACAACCAAAGAGCACGTTAATGCCGCGCTCAATTTTGCTTTATCTTAA
- the hisA gene encoding 1-(5-phosphoribosyl)-5-[(5-phosphoribosylamino)methylideneamino]imidazole-4-carboxamide isomerase, giving the protein MRIIPAIDIIDGKCVRLSKGDYDTKKIYNENPLEVAKAFEAHGIKYLHLVDLDGAKSKHIVNHKILEQIASHTNLKIDFGGGLKSDDDLRVAFESGATQITGGSIAVKDKETFSSWIDNYGADKIILGADALDEKVAISGWQEESTEELLPFIKAYQAKGIIYVICTDISKDGMLEGPSFDLYEKILTNIAGIKLIASGGISDFKEIPRLAEIGCEGTIIGKAIYENRISLKQLENYILNHG; this is encoded by the coding sequence ATGCGAATAATCCCAGCAATCGATATAATAGATGGTAAGTGCGTAAGGCTCTCTAAAGGAGACTATGATACCAAAAAAATATATAATGAAAACCCTTTAGAAGTTGCCAAAGCGTTTGAAGCTCATGGGATTAAATATTTACATTTGGTGGATTTGGATGGTGCAAAGTCCAAACACATTGTGAACCATAAAATTTTGGAACAGATTGCAAGCCATACAAATTTAAAAATAGATTTTGGTGGAGGATTGAAATCTGATGACGACTTGCGCGTGGCCTTTGAAAGTGGTGCCACTCAAATAACTGGTGGAAGCATCGCTGTAAAGGATAAGGAAACGTTTAGCAGTTGGATTGATAACTACGGGGCGGATAAAATTATTCTAGGTGCTGACGCTTTGGACGAAAAAGTAGCTATTTCTGGTTGGCAGGAAGAATCAACGGAAGAATTGCTTCCATTTATAAAGGCATATCAGGCCAAAGGAATCATATATGTTATTTGTACCGATATAAGCAAGGATGGCATGTTAGAAGGGCCCTCTTTTGATTTGTACGAGAAAATCCTAACAAATATAGCTGGCATCAAGCTGATTGCTTCTGGCGGAATCTCGGATTTTAAAGAAATACCTCGGTTAGCTGAAATAGGCTGTGAGGGAACCATAATTGGAAAGGCGATTTATGAAAATAGAATCAGCCTAAAACAATTGGAAAACTATATTTTAAATCATGGATAG
- the hisF gene encoding imidazole glycerol phosphate synthase subunit HisF yields the protein MLAKRIIPCLDIKDGRTVKGINFVDLRDAGDPVELAEIYSREGADELVFLDISATEQKRKTLADLVCRVAEKVNIPFTVGGGISSVEDVDILLQNGADKVSINSSAVKNPQLINDLVAKFGSQCIVVAIDAKQIDGKWLVHLVGGKVPTQLDLFDWAKEVEERGAGEILFTSMDHDGTKDGFANEALAKLSTELNIPIIASGGAGTMQHFTDTFVKGKADAALAASVFHFKEITINDLKQELRENQIPVRI from the coding sequence ATGTTAGCAAAAAGAATCATACCCTGTCTGGACATTAAAGATGGCCGCACCGTTAAAGGCATCAACTTTGTAGATTTAAGGGATGCCGGGGACCCTGTGGAGTTAGCGGAAATATATAGTAGGGAAGGGGCTGATGAGCTGGTTTTTTTAGATATATCCGCTACGGAACAGAAGCGTAAAACCCTTGCAGATTTGGTCTGCCGAGTAGCGGAAAAAGTAAACATTCCCTTTACGGTCGGAGGCGGAATCTCATCGGTGGAAGACGTTGATATCTTGTTGCAAAACGGCGCCGATAAGGTGTCTATAAACTCATCAGCAGTCAAGAATCCCCAATTAATTAATGATTTGGTCGCTAAATTCGGTTCCCAATGCATTGTGGTGGCTATTGATGCCAAACAAATAGATGGTAAATGGCTCGTACATTTGGTCGGAGGCAAGGTGCCGACACAATTAGATTTGTTTGATTGGGCCAAAGAAGTAGAAGAACGTGGTGCCGGAGAAATACTCTTTACTTCCATGGACCATGACGGAACAAAAGACGGATTCGCAAATGAGGCTTTGGCCAAGTTATCCACAGAACTTAATATACCGATCATAGCTTCTGGAGGTGCGGGTACCATGCAGCATTTTACAGATACCTTTGTAAAGGGAAAAGCGGATGCAGCTCTGGCGGCCAGTGTTTTTCATTTCAAAGAAATTACCATCAATGATTTGAAACAGGAATTAAGAGAAAATCAGATCCCTGTAAGGATATAA
- a CDS encoding DinB family protein: protein MDREAQLIDELVKNALYRMDENTRMISISLQSISEEELWLKPNSYLNSIANLILHLCGNITQYVIASLGETKDMRNRDLEFTKKDGLNKSEVFKKLEDTVDTAKRVIFDANVDQFLKVRSVQGFTFSGIGVVIHAVEHYSYHTGQIAFWVKQLKDKDLGFYEGIDLKIKNKLEG, encoded by the coding sequence ATGGATAGAGAGGCTCAATTGATTGATGAATTAGTGAAGAATGCGCTTTATCGCATGGATGAGAACACTAGGATGATTAGTATTAGTCTGCAATCAATTTCTGAAGAGGAACTATGGTTAAAACCAAACAGCTACTTAAACAGCATCGCAAATTTGATATTACATTTATGCGGAAATATAACACAGTATGTGATCGCTTCGCTCGGAGAAACAAAGGACATGAGAAATCGTGACCTGGAATTTACTAAAAAAGATGGACTAAACAAATCAGAAGTTTTCAAAAAACTTGAAGATACAGTGGATACGGCAAAGCGGGTCATTTTTGATGCTAACGTAGATCAATTCCTAAAAGTAAGGTCGGTACAGGGCTTTACTTTTTCAGGTATTGGGGTTGTTATCCATGCGGTGGAACATTATTCGTACCATACCGGGCAAATTGCTTTTTGGGTAAAACAACTAAAGGATAAAGACCTTGGTTTTTATGAGGGAATCGATTTAAAAATTAAAAATAAATTAGAAGGTTAG
- a CDS encoding DUF1853 family protein codes for MVFEQCIGFLNTPALWKNEQFGIKQFNFPEIDTKALTTTAIPQNIRLGHQMEYVFKQLLESSYTYEVLIHNLPVKIGKRTIGEIDFIIRDLATQVLLHIELTYKFYIINPEITEPIHQLMGPNKRDMFFTKMEKIRDEQFALIYSESGRDALAIQGLNSNDIEQRTCYKAQLFSPYGTKKVHIRPLEKGCIEGYWLKFDEFNTNEFKPYQYYIPFKSEWVVTPHGDVQWCSHFQTLMDINLKMLKENAPMVWVKKSENTFEKFFVVWW; via the coding sequence ATGGTATTTGAACAATGTATTGGATTTTTAAATACGCCTGCACTCTGGAAAAACGAGCAGTTTGGAATAAAACAATTTAATTTTCCGGAAATTGATACAAAAGCACTTACAACAACAGCGATTCCCCAAAACATTCGATTGGGACATCAGATGGAATATGTTTTCAAGCAGCTCTTAGAGAGTTCTTATACGTACGAGGTTTTAATACACAATCTTCCCGTCAAAATTGGCAAAAGAACAATAGGTGAAATAGATTTTATAATTCGCGATTTGGCGACTCAAGTTTTGCTCCATATTGAACTTACCTATAAGTTTTACATTATAAATCCAGAGATAACGGAGCCCATTCATCAGCTAATGGGCCCTAACAAACGGGATATGTTCTTTACCAAAATGGAAAAAATACGGGATGAGCAGTTTGCCTTAATCTATTCTGAATCAGGAAGGGACGCGTTGGCTATACAAGGATTAAATAGCAATGATATTGAGCAGCGAACCTGTTACAAAGCCCAACTCTTCTCGCCCTATGGTACTAAAAAAGTTCATATACGACCTCTTGAAAAAGGGTGTATAGAAGGATATTGGCTAAAATTTGATGAGTTTAACACAAATGAGTTTAAACCGTATCAGTATTATATTCCCTTCAAATCCGAATGGGTGGTAACACCACATGGGGATGTGCAGTGGTGTTCCCATTTTCAAACATTAATGGACATCAATCTAAAAATGCTGAAAGAAAATGCACCCATGGTCTGGGTGAAAAAGTCCGAAAATACTTTTGAGAAATTCTTTGTGGTTTGGTGGTGA
- a CDS encoding AAA family ATPase: MKLNHNKINTLGALKEAGYETKSIKDELRDNLREKIKNGGETFTGVWGYENSVIPELERAILSRHNINLLGLRGQAKTRLARLMVNLLDEWIPVVEGSEINDDPLKPMSRYARELIKEKGDKTPISWLHRDERFYEKLATPDVTVADLIGDVDPIKAANLKLSYADDRVIHFGMIPRANRCIFVINELPDLQARIQVSLFNILEEGDIQIRGFKLRLPLDIQFVFTANPEDYTNRGSIVTPLKDRIGSQILTHYPDDINTARKITEQESKLDIRQSEAVYVPDIAKDLLEQISFEARNSEYVDAKSGVSARTSITAFENLLSTAERRALLTGADKTMVRLSDFLGVIPAITGKIELVYEGEQEGADGVAAILIDDAVKSLFPEYFPKINKLERKDDETPYDELLHWFFQGEGFELLDDFTDEEYKRTLDSIPELNALLKRHQPDFPEEDTYFLKELVLWGLVAYKKLNKNRFTEGYQFKDLYGSFISGL; the protein is encoded by the coding sequence ATGAAATTGAATCACAATAAAATCAATACCCTCGGCGCGTTAAAAGAAGCGGGTTACGAAACCAAAAGCATAAAGGATGAACTCCGTGATAACCTGCGTGAAAAGATAAAGAACGGGGGAGAAACGTTTACCGGGGTATGGGGCTATGAAAATTCCGTTATTCCAGAATTGGAGCGTGCCATTCTCTCACGACATAACATTAACTTACTTGGGCTCCGCGGACAAGCAAAAACACGTTTGGCCAGATTAATGGTCAATCTTTTGGACGAGTGGATTCCCGTGGTGGAGGGTTCGGAAATAAACGACGACCCGTTAAAGCCTATGTCTAGATATGCCCGGGAACTTATTAAAGAAAAGGGAGACAAAACTCCCATCTCATGGTTACACCGGGATGAACGGTTTTACGAGAAGTTGGCTACGCCAGATGTTACCGTGGCCGATTTAATCGGGGATGTAGACCCTATTAAAGCAGCCAACTTAAAGTTATCCTATGCTGATGATCGAGTCATCCATTTTGGGATGATACCAAGAGCTAACCGTTGTATTTTCGTCATAAACGAACTTCCGGATTTGCAGGCAAGGATTCAAGTATCACTCTTTAATATTTTGGAAGAAGGTGACATTCAAATAAGAGGCTTTAAATTGCGATTACCGTTGGATATTCAGTTTGTATTTACGGCAAACCCAGAGGATTACACAAATAGGGGCAGTATCGTGACGCCTTTAAAGGATAGAATTGGTTCTCAAATATTGACCCATTACCCGGATGATATTAATACGGCCCGAAAGATAACGGAACAGGAGTCCAAATTGGACATCAGACAATCTGAGGCGGTATATGTCCCGGACATTGCCAAGGATTTATTGGAGCAAATCAGTTTTGAAGCAAGGAATAGCGAATATGTAGATGCTAAAAGTGGCGTGAGTGCTCGGACATCCATTACGGCCTTTGAGAACTTATTAAGTACGGCAGAAAGAAGGGCCTTATTGACTGGAGCGGATAAAACCATGGTCCGTCTAAGCGATTTTCTTGGGGTTATCCCTGCTATTACAGGAAAAATTGAGTTGGTATATGAAGGGGAGCAGGAGGGAGCGGACGGAGTCGCCGCAATCTTAATCGATGATGCCGTAAAATCCCTTTTTCCTGAGTATTTCCCCAAAATAAATAAGTTGGAACGAAAGGATGACGAAACACCCTATGATGAACTGCTTCATTGGTTTTTTCAAGGGGAAGGTTTTGAACTTTTGGATGATTTTACGGATGAGGAATACAAAAGGACATTGGATAGTATTCCTGAACTAAACGCGTTGCTTAAAAGACACCAGCCAGATTTCCCTGAGGAAGACACGTATTTCTTGAAGGAACTAGTGCTTTGGGGTCTAGTTGCTTATAAAAAACTAAATAAAAATCGGTTTACCGAAGGTTATCAATTCAAAGATCTATACGGGAGTTTTATTAGCGGACTGTAA
- the hisB gene encoding bifunctional histidinol-phosphatase/imidazoleglycerol-phosphate dehydratase HisB — MSTEKAKKRVLFIDRDGTIIKETVDEQIDAFEKMVFYPKVFTYLGKIAREMDFELVMITNQDGLGTDVFPEDTFWPVQNFILKSFENEGVVFKKVFLDRTFPHENANTRKPGTGLLTEYFSESYDLKNSFVVGDRLTDMELAKNLGAQGVFINDDTNLGTDEITVKQKELQSVIALESNDWETIYEFLKLKQRKANIHRKTNETDIKIELNIDGTGTSYIKTGLAFFDHMLDQIARHGQMDLNIKVDGDLEVDEHHTIEDTAIALGELFHKALGNKLGIERYGFCLPMDDCLAQVAIDFGGRNWLVWDADFKREKVGDMPTEMFHHFFKSFTDGAKANLNIKAEGKNEHHKIEAIFKAFAKAIKMAVKRDVEKMILPSTKGVL, encoded by the coding sequence ATGAGTACTGAAAAAGCAAAGAAGCGGGTGCTTTTCATTGATAGGGACGGAACTATCATCAAGGAAACCGTAGACGAGCAGATTGATGCCTTTGAAAAGATGGTTTTCTACCCTAAGGTGTTCACTTACTTGGGGAAAATTGCCAGGGAAATGGATTTTGAACTGGTTATGATAACCAATCAAGATGGGTTAGGTACAGATGTTTTTCCGGAAGATACGTTTTGGCCTGTCCAAAACTTTATTTTAAAATCTTTTGAGAATGAAGGAGTAGTTTTTAAAAAGGTATTCTTGGACCGTACGTTCCCACATGAAAATGCAAATACGCGAAAGCCTGGTACAGGCTTATTAACTGAATACTTTTCAGAAAGCTATGATTTAAAAAATTCCTTTGTAGTCGGAGATAGGTTGACGGACATGGAACTGGCTAAAAATTTAGGCGCCCAAGGTGTATTTATTAATGATGACACAAATCTTGGAACCGATGAGATTACGGTAAAGCAGAAAGAGTTGCAATCGGTTATTGCTCTGGAAAGTAATGATTGGGAAACGATTTACGAGTTCTTAAAATTGAAACAACGGAAAGCCAACATACACCGTAAAACCAATGAGACCGACATTAAAATTGAACTAAACATAGACGGAACGGGTACTAGCTACATTAAGACAGGACTTGCCTTCTTTGACCATATGCTGGACCAAATAGCGCGGCATGGACAGATGGACCTGAACATTAAGGTAGACGGTGATTTGGAAGTGGATGAACACCATACCATTGAGGATACAGCGATTGCGTTGGGTGAATTATTTCACAAAGCTCTAGGAAATAAACTGGGCATAGAGCGCTATGGATTTTGTTTGCCCATGGATGATTGTCTTGCCCAAGTTGCCATTGATTTTGGAGGACGCAATTGGTTGGTTTGGGATGCGGATTTCAAACGTGAAAAGGTAGGTGATATGCCTACGGAAATGTTCCATCATTTTTTTAAATCGTTTACCGATGGGGCAAAGGCTAACCTTAACATTAAAGCAGAGGGCAAAAACGAACACCACAAAATTGAAGCTATTTTCAAAGCTTTTGCGAAAGCTATCAAAATGGCGGTAAAGCGCGATGTTGAAAAAATGATTTTACCATCAACAAAGGGCGTTCTATGA